A part of Setaria viridis chromosome 8, Setaria_viridis_v4.0, whole genome shotgun sequence genomic DNA contains:
- the LOC117833555 gene encoding eudesmanediol synthase produces MAARKDIGANKETCGAFEPCLWGDFFVNYTPTSSQRSEEWMRERSEQLKGEVCRKFEVGKAMSVADAVRLVDTLERLGIDNHFVKEVEKALEGVHDEELDFGSSNDLHVVALRFRLLRQHGFWVSADVFDKFRDDTGSFNVNLSNDPRGLLSLYNAAHMAVPGETILDDAIAFTRRHLEAAKGKLTSPIKEQVSRALEIPLPRFMRQLETMHYITEYEKEEPHDIMMLELAKINLNLLRSVHLKELKDLSLWWRDLYDSVKLTYCRDRIVESYFYSFGVFHGEESSAARIILTKVFGLLVLIDDTFDVRATFEESQMLDDALQRWDESTVSLLPQYLRMFYIKTLSNFNEIEDTLEPHEKYRMDYVKKEYKLQSKNSIQQAKWFNENCTPSFKEHLDVSLMATGLPLLFFTALMSAGQVISNEAFEWALDMPDMFYANIEVGRFLNDIASYKQGKCEKDVASTVECYMREYGTTGEEAVAAITGMVEHAWRRINKAGIEVKPAVEPVVQCLLNTTRVLEAYYLHGRDGLTYGRDLKELITFLFLKDVHV; encoded by the exons ATGGCTGCAAGAAAGGATATTGGTGCTAACAAGGAGACCTGCGGCGCCTTTGAACCTTGTTTATGGGGCGACTTCTTTGTGAATTACACTCCTACCTCATCACAG AGGTCGGAGGAGTGGATGAGAGAGAGGAGTGAGCAACTCAAAGGGGAAGTGTGCCGGAAGTTTGAGGTTGGAAAAGCCATGAGCGTGGCCGACGCGGTGAGGTTGGTGGACACGCTTGAACGCCTTGGTATAGATAACCATTTCGTCAAGGAGGTTGAGAAGGCCTTGGAGGGTGTCCACGATGAGGAGCTGGACTTTGGTAGCTCCAATGACTTGCATGTTGTTGCCCTCCGGTTTCGTCTTCTTAGGCAACATGGCTTTTGGGTATCCGCAG ATGTATTCGACAAATTCAGAGATGACACCGGTAGTTTCAACGTAAATCTAAGCAATGACCCGAGGGGCCTGCTTAGCTTGTACAATGCTGCTCACATGGCGGTACCTGGTGAGACGATCTTAGATGATGCTATCGCCTTCACTAGGCGCCATCTTGAGGCTGCAAAAGGCAAGCTTACATCTCCTATAAAGGAACAAGTTTCCCGTGCCCTAGAGATTCCGCTCCCTCGTTTTATGCGGCAACTAGAGACCATGCATTATATTACTGAGTATGAGAAAGAAGAGCCACACGACATCATGATGCTAGAGCTTGCAAAGATTAACCTCAACCTTCTTAGGAGTGTCCACCTCAAGGAGCTTAAGGACCTCTCACT ATGGTGGAGGGATCTCTATGACAGTGTGAAGCTAACCTACTGTCGGGACCGCATCGTGGAGTCTTACTTCTACAGCTTTGGAGTGTTCCATGGGGAGGAAAGCTCTGCTGCGCGGATCATACTTACCAAGGTGTTTGGGTTGTTGGTCCTGATTGATGACACATTTGATGTGCGCGCCACCTTTGAGGAGTCCCAAATGTTAGATGATGCCTTGCAAAG ATGGGATGAGAGCACTGTTTCGCTTCTACCACAATACCTACGCATGTTCTACATCAAAACATTGAGTAACTTCAATGAAATTGAGGATACTTTGGAACCGCACGAGAAGTACCGCATGGATTATGTCAAAAAAGAG TACAAATTGCAATCAAAAAATTCCATCCAACAGGCTAAATGGTTCAATGAAAACTGCACGCCCAGCTTCAAAGAACATCTAGACGTGTCACTTATGGCGACGGGTTTGCCGTTGCTGTTCTTCACAGCTCTGATGAGTGCAGGCCAAGTGATAAGCAATGAGGCATTCGAGTGGGCACTTGACATGCCTGACATGTTTTATGCCAATATAGAAGTGGGTCGCTTCCTCAATGACATCGCTTCTTACAAG CAAGGGAAGTGCGAGAAGGATGTGGCCAGCACTGTGGAGTGCTACATGAGGGAATACGGCACGACTGGGGAAGAGGCGGTGGCAGCGATCACCGGGATGGTGGAACATGCGTGGAGGAGGATAAACAAAGCTGGCATAGAGGTGAAACCTGCAGTAGAGCCGGTAGTGCAATGTTTGTTGAACACGACGAGGGTGCTAGAGGCCTACTACCTTCATGGCAGGGACGGCCTCACCTATGGCCGTGACCTCAAGGAGCTCATCACCTTCCTCTTCCTGAAGGATGTCCATGTCTAA
- the LOC117833354 gene encoding disease resistance protein RGA5 isoform X1, with translation MEIVAGALPSLLPKLAELLVGEYNLQKEVKGGIIFLQAELESMQGALEKISRTPADKIDDQDKIWARKVREMSYDIEDNIDKYILQCKGRKTGEQHSIKEAIDRTLKWFRQPKIRRKIATEIREIKSRVIEVHERRRRYEVSLGVDKPVTVDPRLFAQYTEVKELVGMDEARDELINKIMIQENEVPKKQGKIVSIVGFGGLGKTTLANAVYKKIRAQFDCYAFVSVSQTPNLKKLYNGLLYDLGKSINEETLGERRLIEVLREFLEDKRYFVVVDDVWDISVWKMIRCALPDNDVGYTIITTTRISDVAEQAGGAYNMKPLSLNNSRKLLYRRIFGNENKDNNEEEEKCPPEELAEVSDRILKKCAGVPLAIITMASLLACKARDKMEWYEVCNSVRTGLENNLDVENMRKILSFSYYELPCHLRACLLYLSMFPEDYEIEKDRLIRIWIGEGFIQCEKAGKSLFELGESYFNELINRSMIQPIHSIVNGMIRACRVHDMVLDLIRSLSSEENFVTVLSDMGGTSPSNTMRRLSLQNGQESHVMAQATWSLQHARSVVVFLAAASLVPPLACCRVLRVLDLENCNLSQANSSLKYLGNLHHLRYLGLCLTGISQLPEEIGNLQLLQTLNVWRNKISRLPSSVVQLTKLMFLYIDDSTRVPNGIGNLTCLEQLSVLRIADSDINIIEELGQLTELRQLSFWLDKWNDKLLECLCKLQKIQELYIMFSHECNIGGLDAWVAPRHLRVLNTICRGWFSTLPAWVNPSLLLDLTNLNIPVRELHQADLEILGRLPALRFLSLKLDNKNLGILAGFVVGAGAFPCLVRCYFCQFVWPVVFQQGAMPRLRELMFSQFYVGEARGIACNDGSLDLGLGNLPSLQFVEAYLKCDGAGKEEAEQAKAALMHEAEMHPNHPSRQIHIIVDDDDDDDDEYDDDDDE, from the exons ATGGAGATCGTGGCGGGGGCACTGCCGAGCCTCCTCCCCAAGCTTGCTGAGCTGCTAGTAGGCGAGTACAATCTGCAAAAGGAGGTGAAAGGAGGCATCATCTTCCTCCAAGCTGAGCTCGAGAGCATGCAAGGTGCCCTCGAGAAGATCTCGAGGACACCAGCAGACAAGATTGACGACCAGGACAAGATCTGGGCTAGGAAAGTGAGAGAGATGTCCTACGATATAGAGGACAATATTGACAAATATATCCTGCAGTGCAAGGGGAGGAAGACGGGCGAACAGCATAGCATCAAGGAAGCCATTGATAGGACCCTCAAATGGTTCAGGCAGCCTAAGATTCGTCGTAAGATTGCTACAGAAATCAGAGAGATCAAGAGCCGTGTCATCGAGGTGCATGAACGGCGTCGCAGGTATGAGGTCAGCCTTGGTGTTGATAAGCCTGTAACTGTGGACCCTCGTTTATTCGCTCAGTACACAGAGGTCAAAGAGCTTGTTGGCATGGATGAGGCAAGGGATGAGTTAATCAACAAGATTATGATACAAGAGAATGAAGTTCCCAAGAAGCAAGGCAAGATAGTTTCAATTGTTGGATTTGGAGGCCTAGGAAAGACAACTCTTGCCAATGCAGTGTACAAAAAGATTAGAGCACAGTTTGATTGCTATGCTTTTGTTTCTGTTTCTCAAACTCCTAACCTGAAGAAACTGTACAACGGCTTGCTATATGATCTTGGCAAGAGCATCAATGAAGAAACATTGGGTGAAAGGCGGCTCATAGAAGTACTCAGAGAATTCCTTGAAGACAAAAG gtattttgttgttgttgatgacGTATGGGATATATCAGTTTGGAAAATGATTAGATGTGCTTTGCCTGATAATGATGTTGGATATACTATTATTACAACAACCCGTATTTCTGATGTTGCTGAACAAGCTGGGGGTGCTTACAACATGAAACCTCTTTCTTTGAATAACTCCCGAAAACTACTGTATAGAAGAATATTTGGTAATGAGAACAaagacaacaatgaagaagaagaaaaatgtccTCCTGAGGAGCTGGCCGAAGTATCTGACAGAATACTGAAGAAATGTGCTGGTGTGCCCTTGGCTATTATTACGATGGCTAGTTTGCTAGCTTGCAAAGCAAGAGATAAAATGGAGTGGTACGAGGTGTGCAATTCTGTTCGTACTGGTCTGGAAAACAATCTAGATGTGGAGAATATGAGAAAGATATTGTCATTTAGCTATTATGAGCTACCATGCCATTtaagagcttgcttgttatatttgAGCATGTTTCCTGAAGATTATGAAATTGAGAAGGATCGTTTGATAAGGATATGGATAGGTGAAGGTTTTATCCAATGTGAAAAAGCAGGGAAGAGCCTATTTGAACTCGGAGAGAGTTATTTCAATGAGCTTATAAACAGAAGCATGATCCAACCAATACATAGTATTGTAAATGGTATGATACGAGCTTGTCGTGTACATGATATGGTGCTTGATCTTATCCGCTCCTTATCAAGTGAAGAAAACTTTGTTACTGTACTAAGTGATATGGGAGGCACATCTCCGTCAAATACGATGCGAAGGTTGTCCCTTCAGAATGGCCAGGAAAGTCACGTGATGGCTCAAGCTACATGGAGCTTGCAACATGCAAGGTCAGTTGTTGTCTTTCTAGCTGCTGCTTCTCTAGTGCCGCCTCTTGCTTGCTGCCGAGTTTTACGTGTTTTGGATTTAGAGAACTGCAATCTTTCACAAGCTAATAGTAGCCTTAAGTACCTTGGGAATCTGCATCACTTGAGGTACTTGGGACTATGTTTGACAGGTATTTCTCAGCTCCCAGAAGAAATAGGAAACCTGCAGCTTCTACAAACATTGAATGTATGGCGCAACAAAATTTCCAGGTTACCTTCAAGTGTTGTCCAGCTAACAAAGTTGATGTTCCTATACATTGACGATTCTACAAGAGTTCCAAACGGAATTGGAAACCTGACATGCCTTGAACAGCTATCAGTGTTACGCATTGCTGACTCTGACATAAACATTATAGAAGAGTTGGGCCAGCTAACTGAACTGAGGCAGCTGTCCTTTTGGTTGGACAAGTGGAATGACAAGCTGTTGGAGTGCCTATGCAAGCTACAAAAGATACAGGAACTATATATCATGTTCTCTCATGAATGCAACATCGGCGGATTGGATGCCTGGGTCGCCCCTCGACATCTCCGCGTATTGAATACGATATGCAGAGGTTGGTTTTCAACACTGCCGGCTTGGGTGAATCCATCACTTCTTCTGGACCTCACCAATCTAAACATCCCTGTGAGGGAGCTACATCAGGCCGATCTCGAAATCCTCGGGAGGTTGCCAGCTCTCCGCTTTCTATCTCTGAAGCTGGACAATAAGAACCTCGGTATCCTTGCAGGATTCGTTGTTGGTGCTGGTGCGTTCCCGTGCCTTGTAAGATGTTACTTCTGCCAATTTGTGTGGCCAGTGGTATTTCAACAGGGAGCTATGCCAAGGCTCAGAGAGCTTATGTTCTCGCAGTTTTATGTGGGGGAGGCAAGAGGAATTGCCTGCAATGATGGTAGTCTTGACTTGGGCCTGGGAAACCTGCCATCGCTGCAGTTTGTCGAGGCTTACCTGAAATGTGATGGTGCTGGCAAGGAGGAGGCAGAGCAAGCCAAGGCTGCGCTGATGCATGAAGCTGAAATGCATCCCAATCATCCCTCACGTCAGATCCATATTATAG ttgacgatgacgatgatgatgatgacgagtatgacgatgatgatgacgagtaA
- the LOC117833354 gene encoding disease resistance protein RGA5 isoform X2 has product MEIVAGALPSLLPKLAELLVGEYNLQKEVKGGIIFLQAELESMQGALEKISRTPADKIDDQDKIWARKVREMSYDIEDNIDKYILQCKGRKTGEQHSIKEAIDRTLKWFRQPKIRRKIATEIREIKSRVIEVHERRRRYEVSLGVDKPVTVDPRLFAQYTEVKELVGMDEARDELINKIMIQENEVPKKQGKIVSIVGFGGLGKTTLANAVYKKIRAQFDCYAFVSVSQTPNLKKLYNGLLYDLGKSINEETLGERRLIEVLREFLEDKRYFVVVDDVWDISVWKMIRCALPDNDVGYTIITTTRISDVAEQAGGAYNMKPLSLNNSRKLLYRRIFGNENKDNNEEEEKCPPEELAEVSDRILKKCAGVPLAIITMASLLACKARDKMEWYEVCNSVRTGLENNLDVENMRKILSFSYYELPCHLRACLLYLSMFPEDYEIEKDRLIRIWIGEGFIQCEKAGKSLFELGESYFNELINRSMIQPIHSIVNGMIRACRVHDMVLDLIRSLSSEENFVTVLSDMGGTSPSNTMRRLSLQNGQESHVMAQATWSLQHARSVVVFLAAASLVPPLACCRVLRVLDLENCNLSQANSSLKYLGNLHHLRYLGLCLTGISQLPEEIGNLQLLQTLNVWRNKISRLPSSVVQLTKLMFLYIDDSTRVPNGIGNLTCLEQLSVLRIADSDINIIEELGQLTELRQLSFWLDKWNDKLLECLCKLQKIQELYIMFSHECNIGGLDAWVAPRHLRVLNTICRGWFSTLPAWVNPSLLLDLTNLNIPVRELHQADLEILGRLPALRFLSLKLDNKNLGILAGFVVGAVLCGGGKRNCLQ; this is encoded by the exons ATGGAGATCGTGGCGGGGGCACTGCCGAGCCTCCTCCCCAAGCTTGCTGAGCTGCTAGTAGGCGAGTACAATCTGCAAAAGGAGGTGAAAGGAGGCATCATCTTCCTCCAAGCTGAGCTCGAGAGCATGCAAGGTGCCCTCGAGAAGATCTCGAGGACACCAGCAGACAAGATTGACGACCAGGACAAGATCTGGGCTAGGAAAGTGAGAGAGATGTCCTACGATATAGAGGACAATATTGACAAATATATCCTGCAGTGCAAGGGGAGGAAGACGGGCGAACAGCATAGCATCAAGGAAGCCATTGATAGGACCCTCAAATGGTTCAGGCAGCCTAAGATTCGTCGTAAGATTGCTACAGAAATCAGAGAGATCAAGAGCCGTGTCATCGAGGTGCATGAACGGCGTCGCAGGTATGAGGTCAGCCTTGGTGTTGATAAGCCTGTAACTGTGGACCCTCGTTTATTCGCTCAGTACACAGAGGTCAAAGAGCTTGTTGGCATGGATGAGGCAAGGGATGAGTTAATCAACAAGATTATGATACAAGAGAATGAAGTTCCCAAGAAGCAAGGCAAGATAGTTTCAATTGTTGGATTTGGAGGCCTAGGAAAGACAACTCTTGCCAATGCAGTGTACAAAAAGATTAGAGCACAGTTTGATTGCTATGCTTTTGTTTCTGTTTCTCAAACTCCTAACCTGAAGAAACTGTACAACGGCTTGCTATATGATCTTGGCAAGAGCATCAATGAAGAAACATTGGGTGAAAGGCGGCTCATAGAAGTACTCAGAGAATTCCTTGAAGACAAAAG gtattttgttgttgttgatgacGTATGGGATATATCAGTTTGGAAAATGATTAGATGTGCTTTGCCTGATAATGATGTTGGATATACTATTATTACAACAACCCGTATTTCTGATGTTGCTGAACAAGCTGGGGGTGCTTACAACATGAAACCTCTTTCTTTGAATAACTCCCGAAAACTACTGTATAGAAGAATATTTGGTAATGAGAACAaagacaacaatgaagaagaagaaaaatgtccTCCTGAGGAGCTGGCCGAAGTATCTGACAGAATACTGAAGAAATGTGCTGGTGTGCCCTTGGCTATTATTACGATGGCTAGTTTGCTAGCTTGCAAAGCAAGAGATAAAATGGAGTGGTACGAGGTGTGCAATTCTGTTCGTACTGGTCTGGAAAACAATCTAGATGTGGAGAATATGAGAAAGATATTGTCATTTAGCTATTATGAGCTACCATGCCATTtaagagcttgcttgttatatttgAGCATGTTTCCTGAAGATTATGAAATTGAGAAGGATCGTTTGATAAGGATATGGATAGGTGAAGGTTTTATCCAATGTGAAAAAGCAGGGAAGAGCCTATTTGAACTCGGAGAGAGTTATTTCAATGAGCTTATAAACAGAAGCATGATCCAACCAATACATAGTATTGTAAATGGTATGATACGAGCTTGTCGTGTACATGATATGGTGCTTGATCTTATCCGCTCCTTATCAAGTGAAGAAAACTTTGTTACTGTACTAAGTGATATGGGAGGCACATCTCCGTCAAATACGATGCGAAGGTTGTCCCTTCAGAATGGCCAGGAAAGTCACGTGATGGCTCAAGCTACATGGAGCTTGCAACATGCAAGGTCAGTTGTTGTCTTTCTAGCTGCTGCTTCTCTAGTGCCGCCTCTTGCTTGCTGCCGAGTTTTACGTGTTTTGGATTTAGAGAACTGCAATCTTTCACAAGCTAATAGTAGCCTTAAGTACCTTGGGAATCTGCATCACTTGAGGTACTTGGGACTATGTTTGACAGGTATTTCTCAGCTCCCAGAAGAAATAGGAAACCTGCAGCTTCTACAAACATTGAATGTATGGCGCAACAAAATTTCCAGGTTACCTTCAAGTGTTGTCCAGCTAACAAAGTTGATGTTCCTATACATTGACGATTCTACAAGAGTTCCAAACGGAATTGGAAACCTGACATGCCTTGAACAGCTATCAGTGTTACGCATTGCTGACTCTGACATAAACATTATAGAAGAGTTGGGCCAGCTAACTGAACTGAGGCAGCTGTCCTTTTGGTTGGACAAGTGGAATGACAAGCTGTTGGAGTGCCTATGCAAGCTACAAAAGATACAGGAACTATATATCATGTTCTCTCATGAATGCAACATCGGCGGATTGGATGCCTGGGTCGCCCCTCGACATCTCCGCGTATTGAATACGATATGCAGAGGTTGGTTTTCAACACTGCCGGCTTGGGTGAATCCATCACTTCTTCTGGACCTCACCAATCTAAACATCCCTGTGAGGGAGCTACATCAGGCCGATCTCGAAATCCTCGGGAGGTTGCCAGCTCTCCGCTTTCTATCTCTGAAGCTGGACAATAAGAACCTCGGTATCCTTGCAGGATTCGTTGTTGGTGCTG TTTTATGTGGGGGAGGCAAGAGGAATTGCCTGCAATGA
- the LOC117833354 gene encoding disease resistance protein Pik-2 isoform X3 produces MEIVAGALPSLLPKLAELLVGEYNLQKEVKGGIIFLQAELESMQGALEKISRTPADKIDDQDKIWARKVREMSYDIEDNIDKYILQCKGRKTGEQHSIKEAIDRTLKWFRQPKIRRKIATEIREIKSRVIEVHERRRRYEVSLGVDKPVTVDPRLFAQYTEVKELVGMDEARDELINKIMIQENEVPKKQGKIVSIVGFGGLGKTTLANAVYKKIRAQFDCYAFVSVSQTPNLKKLYNGLLYDLGKSINEETLGERRLIEVLREFLEDKRYFVVVDDVWDISVWKMIRCALPDNDVGYTIITTTRISDVAEQAGGAYNMKPLSLNNSRKLLYRRIFGNENKDNNEEEEKCPPEELAEVSDRILKKCAGVPLAIITMASLLACKARDKMEWYEVCNSVRTGLENNLDVENMRKILSFSYYELPCHLRACLLYLSMFPEDYEIEKDRLIRIWIGEGFIQCEKAGKSLFELGESYFNELINRSMIQPIHSIVNGMIRACRVHDMVLDLIRSLSSEENFVTVLSDMGGTSPSNTMRRLSLQNGQESHVMAQATWSLQHARYFSAPRRNRKPAASTNIECMAQQNFQVTFKCCPANKVDVPIH; encoded by the exons ATGGAGATCGTGGCGGGGGCACTGCCGAGCCTCCTCCCCAAGCTTGCTGAGCTGCTAGTAGGCGAGTACAATCTGCAAAAGGAGGTGAAAGGAGGCATCATCTTCCTCCAAGCTGAGCTCGAGAGCATGCAAGGTGCCCTCGAGAAGATCTCGAGGACACCAGCAGACAAGATTGACGACCAGGACAAGATCTGGGCTAGGAAAGTGAGAGAGATGTCCTACGATATAGAGGACAATATTGACAAATATATCCTGCAGTGCAAGGGGAGGAAGACGGGCGAACAGCATAGCATCAAGGAAGCCATTGATAGGACCCTCAAATGGTTCAGGCAGCCTAAGATTCGTCGTAAGATTGCTACAGAAATCAGAGAGATCAAGAGCCGTGTCATCGAGGTGCATGAACGGCGTCGCAGGTATGAGGTCAGCCTTGGTGTTGATAAGCCTGTAACTGTGGACCCTCGTTTATTCGCTCAGTACACAGAGGTCAAAGAGCTTGTTGGCATGGATGAGGCAAGGGATGAGTTAATCAACAAGATTATGATACAAGAGAATGAAGTTCCCAAGAAGCAAGGCAAGATAGTTTCAATTGTTGGATTTGGAGGCCTAGGAAAGACAACTCTTGCCAATGCAGTGTACAAAAAGATTAGAGCACAGTTTGATTGCTATGCTTTTGTTTCTGTTTCTCAAACTCCTAACCTGAAGAAACTGTACAACGGCTTGCTATATGATCTTGGCAAGAGCATCAATGAAGAAACATTGGGTGAAAGGCGGCTCATAGAAGTACTCAGAGAATTCCTTGAAGACAAAAG gtattttgttgttgttgatgacGTATGGGATATATCAGTTTGGAAAATGATTAGATGTGCTTTGCCTGATAATGATGTTGGATATACTATTATTACAACAACCCGTATTTCTGATGTTGCTGAACAAGCTGGGGGTGCTTACAACATGAAACCTCTTTCTTTGAATAACTCCCGAAAACTACTGTATAGAAGAATATTTGGTAATGAGAACAaagacaacaatgaagaagaagaaaaatgtccTCCTGAGGAGCTGGCCGAAGTATCTGACAGAATACTGAAGAAATGTGCTGGTGTGCCCTTGGCTATTATTACGATGGCTAGTTTGCTAGCTTGCAAAGCAAGAGATAAAATGGAGTGGTACGAGGTGTGCAATTCTGTTCGTACTGGTCTGGAAAACAATCTAGATGTGGAGAATATGAGAAAGATATTGTCATTTAGCTATTATGAGCTACCATGCCATTtaagagcttgcttgttatatttgAGCATGTTTCCTGAAGATTATGAAATTGAGAAGGATCGTTTGATAAGGATATGGATAGGTGAAGGTTTTATCCAATGTGAAAAAGCAGGGAAGAGCCTATTTGAACTCGGAGAGAGTTATTTCAATGAGCTTATAAACAGAAGCATGATCCAACCAATACATAGTATTGTAAATGGTATGATACGAGCTTGTCGTGTACATGATATGGTGCTTGATCTTATCCGCTCCTTATCAAGTGAAGAAAACTTTGTTACTGTACTAAGTGATATGGGAGGCACATCTCCGTCAAATACGATGCGAAGGTTGTCCCTTCAGAATGGCCAGGAAAGTCACGTGATGGCTCAAGCTACATGGAGCTTGCAACATGCAAG GTATTTCTCAGCTCCCAGAAGAAATAGGAAACCTGCAGCTTCTACAAACATTGAATGTATGGCGCAACAAAATTTCCAGGTTACCTTCAAGTGTTGTCCAGCTAACAAAGTTGATGTTCCTATACATTGA